In Sphingomonas sp. R1, a single genomic region encodes these proteins:
- a CDS encoding GpE family phage tail protein: protein MADVAAVFHWQPPVMDSMSVSQLMGWHARAIERLKALNGIED, encoded by the coding sequence ATGGCAGACGTGGCGGCGGTCTTTCACTGGCAGCCGCCCGTCATGGACAGCATGAGCGTGTCCCAGCTGATGGGCTGGCACGCCCGCGCGATCGAGCGGCTGAAGGCCCTCAACGGCATCGAGGACTGA
- a CDS encoding phage tail assembly protein — translation MSAITSSFILDEAITVGGEEKIAAGTTITVRKPGSGELRGLALQNLLQLDVASLQTLAPRITAPVLLKPFVDAMAPSDLLQFGTEVVDFLLPKAAKPASPTT, via the coding sequence ATGTCCGCAATCACCAGCAGCTTCATCCTGGACGAAGCGATCACCGTCGGAGGCGAGGAGAAGATCGCCGCCGGCACCACCATCACCGTGCGCAAGCCCGGCTCGGGCGAGCTGCGCGGCCTGGCGCTGCAGAACCTGCTGCAGCTCGATGTCGCTTCGCTGCAGACGCTCGCGCCCCGCATCACCGCGCCGGTGCTGCTCAAGCCGTTCGTGGACGCCATGGCGCCGAGCGACCTTCTTCAGTTCGGCACCGAGGTGGTCGATTTTTTGCTGCCGAAGGCGGCGAAGCCGGCCTCCCCAACGACGTAG
- a CDS encoding baseplate J/gp47 family protein encodes MADTSVTFTAVDLSRLPAPNVIEPLRFEQIYGEMLASLQALLPSFDATVESDPAVMLLRVCAYRELLLRGRINDAAKAVMPAFATGTDLDHLAALMSVTRLELDPGDPANNVPPTYESDTALRARLVLAPEGFSVAGPEGAYIFHARSADGDVLDASATSPAPGQVLVTILSRLGNGTPAPDLLAKVAAHVSAETVRPLTDAVMVQSATILPYQITASLTTFSGPDGSIVLAEAQRRVQEYRERQHRLGVDITRSGIFAALHVEGVQNVVLSAPAADIIVDRTQAAYCTGIALTYAGTGE; translated from the coding sequence ATGGCCGACACCTCCGTCACCTTCACCGCGGTCGATCTTTCGCGCCTGCCCGCGCCGAACGTGATCGAGCCGCTGCGCTTCGAGCAGATCTATGGCGAGATGCTCGCCAGCCTGCAGGCGCTGCTGCCCAGCTTTGATGCAACCGTGGAATCCGATCCGGCGGTGATGCTGCTGCGAGTCTGCGCCTATCGCGAGCTGCTGCTGCGCGGTCGGATCAACGACGCGGCGAAAGCGGTGATGCCGGCCTTCGCCACTGGCACCGATCTCGATCACCTGGCCGCGTTGATGTCGGTCACCCGGCTAGAGCTCGATCCCGGTGATCCGGCGAACAACGTGCCGCCGACCTATGAGAGCGACACGGCGCTGCGCGCGCGTCTGGTCCTCGCGCCCGAGGGGTTCTCGGTGGCGGGGCCGGAGGGGGCGTATATTTTCCACGCCCGTTCGGCCGATGGGGACGTGCTCGACGCGAGCGCGACCAGCCCTGCGCCCGGGCAGGTGCTCGTCACCATCCTGTCGCGACTGGGCAACGGCACCCCCGCGCCGGATCTACTCGCCAAGGTGGCAGCGCACGTATCGGCCGAGACGGTGCGGCCGCTCACCGACGCGGTGATGGTGCAGTCTGCGACGATCCTGCCCTATCAGATCACCGCCTCGCTCACGACATTCAGCGGCCCGGATGGCTCGATCGTCCTCGCCGAGGCGCAGCGGCGGGTGCAGGAATATCGCGAACGCCAGCACCGCCTGGGCGTCGATATCACGCGATCGGGCATTTTCGCCGCCTTGCATGTCGAAGGCGTGCAGAATGTCGTGCTGTCTGCGCCCGCCGCCGACATCATCGTCGACCGCACCCAGGCCGCCTACTGCACCGGCATCGCCCTCACCTATGCCGGCACCGGCGAATGA
- a CDS encoding gp53-like domain-containing protein, translating to MPLTITVTNAGRAALVNAARDGTNAVRIASVGVSAASFNLGAGSTSMPGEIKRIVTIAGDAVAADTLHVTVRDESSAAYTVRSLALYLADGTMFAAYTQASPLVEKSAQAMLLLALDVRFADIAATSLTFGATNFLNPPATTEALGVVELATDAEANAGTDDRRAITPKSLNFTLSTRLSAWGTDIWRASNDGAGSGMDADLLDGQQGSYYANIPARLGYPPANRAGDTFTGNIAISNGVSPVFFFETPTAAEAVIRFQRNSRARWDTKMSAAAETGANNGSDFLINRYDDGGNYLDTPFAISRGSGDMFSRNGKVWHSGNDGAGSGLDADLLNGQGSSFYTNIVARLGYTPLNRGGDMATGRLLFSAGAAGNSGIAGSAGDRSEIEVRANGVGAALMSFHRPGAFATYLGLDTDNALKIGGWSLGANAYTIWHAGNDGAGSGLDADLLDGQEGSYYTNIPARLGYTPASRTGDAFTGNVGITNGSILYHEAGVGNYGLNRFQRQNRPRWDLGMANDSETGGNAGSSFYISRFDDAGTNIGTVLLIDRASGEVRLLGQRAWHAGNDGAGSGLDADLLDGLDSSYYTNIVARLGYVPMNSAGDRATGKLVFNANAAGDAAMGGSASDRGEIEIRGNGVGAAIMSFHRPGAHAAYLGLDTDNRLKVGGWSLGSDAYTIWHIGNDGSGSGLDADLLDGRHASDFALNASLGDVWRASNDGAGSGLDADLLDGQDGSYYANIKARLGYSPLNSAGDRATGKLVFNADAAGNGGMAGSAGDRGEVEVRGNGTGAAMMSFHRPGGFASYFGLDVDNKFKVGGWSFGNDVFTLWHVGNDGAGSGLDADLLDGRQASDFVLQSDGARFGSNANGYWERRPNGVIEQWGTINGPFTEGQQSVTFPIPFTNADSVNISATGVNSFANNRYDITIQRVSRSTDGCSLMVQYTAASTSINQIDAIDWRAVGV from the coding sequence ATGCCGCTTACCATCACCGTCACCAATGCCGGCCGCGCTGCGCTGGTCAACGCCGCCAGGGACGGCACCAACGCTGTTCGCATCGCCTCGGTCGGTGTCTCGGCGGCATCCTTCAATCTCGGCGCCGGCAGCACCAGCATGCCCGGGGAGATCAAGCGTATCGTCACAATCGCGGGCGATGCAGTGGCGGCCGATACCCTCCACGTCACCGTTCGGGACGAGAGCAGTGCCGCCTATACGGTGCGCTCACTCGCCCTCTATCTTGCCGATGGCACGATGTTCGCGGCCTATACCCAGGCATCGCCGCTCGTCGAAAAATCGGCGCAGGCGATGCTGCTGCTCGCCCTGGACGTGCGCTTTGCCGACATCGCCGCGACCAGCCTCACCTTTGGCGCCACGAATTTCCTCAACCCACCCGCCACCACCGAGGCGCTGGGGGTGGTGGAGCTGGCGACCGACGCGGAAGCCAATGCCGGTACGGACGATCGCCGCGCCATCACGCCGAAGAGCCTGAATTTCACGCTATCGACCCGGCTTTCGGCCTGGGGCACCGACATCTGGCGCGCGAGCAATGACGGCGCGGGCTCGGGCATGGATGCGGATCTGCTCGATGGGCAGCAGGGCAGCTATTACGCCAACATCCCGGCTAGGCTCGGCTACCCCCCCGCGAACCGCGCGGGCGACACGTTTACCGGCAATATCGCGATCTCCAACGGGGTGTCCCCCGTCTTCTTCTTCGAGACCCCAACAGCGGCGGAGGCGGTCATCCGCTTCCAGCGGAATAGTCGGGCGCGCTGGGACACCAAGATGAGCGCTGCCGCCGAAACCGGCGCCAACAACGGGAGCGACTTTCTGATCAACCGCTATGATGATGGCGGTAACTACCTCGACACGCCCTTCGCGATCAGTCGCGGAAGTGGCGATATGTTCAGCCGGAACGGCAAGGTGTGGCATTCCGGCAACGATGGGGCCGGGTCCGGACTCGACGCTGATCTGCTCAACGGCCAAGGCAGCAGCTTCTATACCAACATCGTCGCGCGCCTGGGGTACACGCCCCTCAATCGGGGTGGCGATATGGCGACCGGTCGCCTTCTTTTCAGCGCGGGAGCTGCTGGCAACAGCGGGATCGCAGGATCAGCCGGCGATCGTAGCGAGATCGAGGTCCGCGCCAATGGCGTGGGCGCCGCCCTGATGTCCTTCCACCGGCCCGGCGCCTTCGCCACCTATCTCGGGCTCGACACCGATAATGCGCTCAAGATCGGCGGCTGGAGCCTCGGCGCAAATGCATACACGATCTGGCACGCTGGGAATGATGGAGCTGGCTCCGGCCTCGACGCCGATCTGCTAGATGGTCAGGAAGGCAGCTACTACACCAACATTCCCGCGCGGCTCGGCTACACCCCCGCGAGCCGCACCGGCGATGCATTCACCGGCAATGTCGGCATCACCAACGGCTCAATCCTCTATCACGAGGCTGGTGTAGGCAACTACGGCCTGAACCGCTTCCAGCGGCAGAACCGTCCGCGTTGGGACTTGGGCATGGCAAATGACAGCGAGACCGGCGGAAACGCCGGGTCTAGCTTCTACATCAGCCGATTCGACGATGCCGGTACCAACATCGGCACCGTCCTGCTGATTGATCGGGCATCAGGCGAAGTCCGCTTGCTCGGTCAGCGCGCCTGGCATGCTGGGAACGACGGTGCCGGCTCAGGCTTGGATGCAGATCTGCTCGATGGCCTGGATAGCAGCTACTACACCAACATCGTCGCACGGCTAGGCTATGTGCCGATGAACAGCGCTGGAGATCGTGCGACCGGGAAGCTGGTCTTCAACGCGAACGCGGCCGGTGATGCGGCGATGGGGGGAAGCGCGAGCGATCGTGGCGAGATCGAAATCCGCGGCAACGGGGTCGGCGCTGCCATCATGTCATTCCATCGGCCTGGTGCGCACGCTGCCTATCTTGGTCTCGATACCGATAATCGGTTGAAGGTTGGCGGATGGAGCTTGGGAAGCGATGCTTACACCATCTGGCACATCGGCAATGATGGATCCGGCTCGGGCCTCGACGCGGACCTGCTCGACGGCCGCCATGCATCGGACTTCGCCCTCAACGCTTCCTTAGGCGATGTCTGGCGAGCGTCGAACGATGGTGCCGGCTCGGGCCTCGATGCCGATCTCCTCGACGGCCAGGACGGCAGCTACTACGCCAACATTAAGGCGCGGCTGGGTTATTCGCCGCTGAATAGCGCTGGCGATCGTGCGACCGGAAAGCTGGTCTTTAATGCGGACGCTGCGGGCAATGGCGGCATGGCAGGGAGCGCAGGCGATCGTGGCGAGGTGGAGGTGCGCGGAAACGGCACCGGCGCCGCGATGATGTCCTTCCACCGGCCCGGCGGCTTCGCCTCCTATTTTGGCCTGGATGTCGATAATAAGTTCAAGGTCGGGGGGTGGAGCTTCGGTAACGACGTGTTCACGCTTTGGCATGTCGGCAATGACGGTGCCGGCTCCGGCCTCGACGCGGATCTGCTCGACGGCCGCCAGGCATCGGACTTCGTGCTGCAGAGCGATGGCGCCCGTTTCGGCTCCAACGCGAACGGTTATTGGGAGCGCCGCCCCAACGGCGTCATCGAGCAATGGGGCACGATCAACGGCCCGTTCACCGAAGGGCAGCAGTCCGTCACCTTCCCGATCCCGTTCACCAATGCGGACTCGGTCAACATCTCGGCGACTGGCGTGAACAGCTTCGCGAACAACCGCTACGACATCACCATCCAGCGCGTCTCCCGCTCGACGGACGGCTGCTCGCTGATGGTCCAGTACACCGCCGCCTCGACCTCGATCAATCAGATCGACGCCATCGACTGGCGCGCCGTGGGCGTTTGA
- a CDS encoding phage major tail tube protein gives MALPRKLKDMNLFSEGNEYKGTASSVTLPKLARKLEEYRGAGMDGTVKLDMGAEPMEMEFTLGGPDLSILRQYALPGLAGTYLRFSGAWQQEDTGTVDTIEIIVRGRYEELDFGEAKMGEGGEFKCKFALVYYRLDWNGQEAIEIDVLAGVHRVAGVDRLAEITAAVS, from the coding sequence ATGGCCCTCCCCCGCAAGCTGAAAGACATGAACCTGTTCTCGGAAGGGAACGAGTATAAGGGCACCGCCAGCAGCGTCACCCTGCCCAAGCTGGCCCGCAAGCTCGAAGAGTATCGCGGTGCCGGTATGGACGGCACGGTCAAGCTCGACATGGGCGCCGAGCCGATGGAGATGGAATTCACCCTCGGCGGCCCGGATCTGTCCATCCTGCGCCAGTACGCGCTGCCGGGCCTGGCCGGCACCTATCTCCGCTTCTCCGGCGCCTGGCAGCAGGAAGACACCGGCACGGTCGACACGATCGAGATCATCGTGCGCGGCCGGTACGAGGAGCTGGACTTCGGCGAAGCCAAGATGGGCGAAGGCGGCGAGTTCAAATGCAAGTTCGCCCTCGTCTATTACCGGCTCGACTGGAACGGGCAGGAAGCCATCGAGATCGATGTGCTGGCCGGCGTGCACCGCGTCGCGGGCGTCGACCGCCTGGCCGAGATCACCGCCGCGGTCTCCTGA
- a CDS encoding phage tail protein, with amino-acid sequence MKLLSLGMFVFAIDTLSYDELQRKRAWHFAGNGRVGAKDAIQFTGAALETVTLSGSAHIELADGRVSLDKLIEMAAEGEDWPLVDGLGNVLGNFVITAIDERHRHFLPDGRPRQIDFGIDLLESPDIAA; translated from the coding sequence GTGAAGCTGCTCAGCCTGGGCATGTTCGTCTTTGCGATCGATACGCTCTCCTATGACGAGCTGCAGCGAAAGCGTGCCTGGCACTTCGCTGGCAATGGCCGCGTGGGTGCGAAGGACGCTATCCAGTTCACCGGCGCCGCCCTGGAGACGGTCACGCTATCCGGCAGCGCCCATATCGAGCTGGCGGACGGCCGCGTATCGCTCGACAAGCTGATCGAGATGGCGGCCGAGGGCGAGGACTGGCCGCTGGTCGATGGTCTGGGCAACGTGCTCGGCAATTTCGTAATCACCGCGATCGACGAACGACACCGGCATTTTCTGCCCGACGGCCGGCCCCGGCAGATCGACTTCGGCATTGATCTGCTCGAGTCTCCGGACATTGCCGCATGA
- a CDS encoding GPW/gp25 family protein codes for MDAATGKPLDGDAHLGQSVGRVLSTPIGSVPCLREFGSLLPELVDQPANPASRIRIFAATALALKRWEPRIKVTRVGLEQPAPGKAIVIVEGIRTDQPRATLRTRLTVPLASRGGLTVYA; via the coding sequence ATGGATGCCGCCACGGGAAAGCCGCTCGACGGCGATGCGCACCTCGGGCAGTCGGTCGGCCGCGTGCTCAGCACCCCGATCGGCTCGGTGCCCTGCCTGCGCGAGTTCGGCTCGCTGCTGCCGGAGCTGGTCGACCAGCCCGCCAACCCCGCCAGCCGGATCCGGATCTTCGCGGCGACCGCATTGGCGCTCAAGCGCTGGGAACCGCGGATCAAGGTCACCCGCGTCGGCCTGGAACAGCCGGCGCCGGGCAAGGCCATCGTGATCGTCGAAGGCATCCGTACCGACCAGCCTCGCGCCACCCTGCGCACCCGCCTCACCGTGCCGCTCGCGTCCCGCGGCGGCCTCACCGTCTACGCATAG
- a CDS encoding phage tail sheath subtilisin-like domain-containing protein, whose translation MAFQHGINLTEVSTGTRSLVAAATAVIGMVVTAPAAKAEAFPLNKAVLVTDPEAALGNAGATGTLPNALRAIADQVRCPIVIVRVAEGANAGELGANVIGTTNAQGIKAGMQALLAAEAQLGVKPRILGCPGLDTQAVTTALVVVAKKLRAMVYAAAIGSDISAAKGYRANFTARELMLVYPDFYATDATSGAPVVSYGVARALGLRARIDLEQGFHKTISNVAVDGVIGLTKDIQFDIQDSGCEANLLNESQVCALVRAGGGFRIWGSRTCSGEPLFAFESAARTAQVLLDTIGNGMMWAIDKPLRPSLAKDIVETINGELRQMTLAGQILGGKAWFDATRNPTDQLKAGKLTIDYDYTPVPPLEALGLNQRITDSYFADFAAAVAA comes from the coding sequence ATGGCATTTCAGCACGGCATCAATCTCACCGAAGTCAGCACCGGCACGCGCAGCCTGGTTGCCGCCGCGACGGCAGTGATCGGCATGGTGGTCACCGCGCCCGCTGCCAAGGCCGAAGCCTTCCCGCTCAACAAGGCGGTGCTCGTGACCGATCCGGAAGCGGCGCTCGGCAATGCTGGCGCCACCGGCACGCTGCCCAATGCGCTGCGCGCCATTGCCGACCAGGTCCGCTGCCCGATCGTCATCGTCCGCGTGGCCGAGGGCGCCAATGCCGGCGAGCTGGGCGCCAATGTTATCGGCACCACCAACGCCCAGGGCATCAAGGCCGGCATGCAGGCCCTGCTCGCCGCCGAGGCACAGCTCGGCGTGAAGCCGCGTATCCTCGGTTGCCCCGGCCTCGATACCCAGGCCGTCACCACGGCGCTGGTCGTGGTGGCGAAGAAGCTGCGCGCCATGGTCTATGCCGCGGCGATCGGCAGCGACATCAGCGCGGCCAAAGGGTACCGGGCGAACTTCACCGCGCGCGAGCTGATGCTCGTCTATCCCGATTTCTATGCCACCGATGCGACCAGTGGCGCGCCCGTGGTGAGCTACGGTGTTGCCCGCGCGCTCGGCCTGCGCGCGCGGATCGACCTTGAGCAGGGCTTTCACAAGACGATCAGCAACGTCGCGGTCGACGGCGTGATCGGGCTGACCAAGGACATCCAGTTCGACATTCAGGATTCCGGCTGCGAGGCCAATCTGCTGAACGAGTCGCAGGTATGTGCGCTGGTGCGTGCCGGCGGCGGCTTCCGCATCTGGGGCTCGCGCACCTGCTCGGGCGAGCCGCTCTTCGCCTTCGAGAGCGCGGCGCGCACCGCGCAGGTGCTGCTCGACACCATCGGCAACGGCATGATGTGGGCGATCGACAAGCCGCTGCGCCCCAGCCTCGCCAAGGACATCGTCGAGACGATCAACGGCGAGCTGCGCCAGATGACGCTGGCCGGCCAGATCCTCGGCGGCAAGGCGTGGTTCGATGCGACCCGCAACCCGACCGATCAGCTCAAGGCCGGCAAGCTGACCATCGACTATGATTACACGCCGGTGCCGCCGCTCGAAGCGCTCGGCCTCAACCAGCGGATCACCGACAGCTATTTCGCCGATTTCGCGGCCGCCGTCGCCGCCTGA
- a CDS encoding phage tail protein I — protein MTGSLLPPNVTALERAIEAATARMGDVPAPLRSLVDPDTCPLPLLPYLAWAVSIDAWSSDWPEPVKRARVRRAIEIQRRKGTASSVRAVVESFGGSVALREWWQLDPPGPPHTFTMAVELSGNDGAPATSAFADAVINEVRRTKPVRSHFTFTQGLRFTGATGLIAVARPVLFTRLQFDA, from the coding sequence ATGACCGGGAGCCTGCTGCCCCCGAATGTCACGGCGCTCGAACGCGCGATCGAGGCCGCGACGGCGCGCATGGGCGACGTGCCCGCGCCGCTGCGCTCCCTCGTCGATCCGGACACCTGCCCGCTCCCCCTCCTCCCCTATCTGGCGTGGGCCGTCTCCATCGACGCATGGTCGAGCGACTGGCCCGAGCCGGTGAAGCGCGCCCGCGTGCGCCGCGCGATCGAGATCCAGCGACGCAAGGGCACCGCGTCATCGGTTCGGGCGGTGGTCGAATCGTTCGGCGGCTCCGTCGCGCTGCGCGAATGGTGGCAGCTCGATCCGCCCGGCCCGCCGCACACCTTCACCATGGCGGTGGAGCTGAGCGGCAATGACGGCGCGCCCGCCACCTCCGCCTTTGCCGATGCCGTGATCAACGAAGTCCGCCGCACCAAGCCGGTGCGCTCGCATTTCACCTTCACCCAGGGGCTCCGCTTCACCGGCGCAACCGGCCTGATCGCCGTTGCGCGCCCCGTCCTGTTCACCCGCCTTCAATTCGACGCCTGA
- a CDS encoding phage tail tape measure protein — MDRNLRIRMVLEAGDKVSRPLRDIAGGSGRASRALQQTRDQLAGLNRAQNDVAAFRSLKTGLRDTEQQLAAARTRVAELARHIQAAENPTRKLARDFEAAKRSAAELKTRHESESAELQRLRTRMREAGLGAGGLVQHERNLRQAIARTNDELVEQTRRLQHSSDRARRMSAARERFGAAQGTAAGMAASGFSAIETGRALGTPLVGAVVAAQQFESGMTDIAQKADLTRAKAAQMGEGLLAAARAANQLPESLQQGVDVLSGFGLDPTKAVQMITPIGRAATAYKAEIADLAAASFANLDNLKVPIEQTARAIDVMAAAGKAGAFEMKDMAQYFPTLSAGYQALGQKGVGAVADLSAALQIARKGAGDSATAATNVANVLQKISSPATVRAFDKMGVDLPKALKKLYAEGKTPLEAIAELTNKTLKGDMSKLGNLFEDAQVQQGLRPLIANMEEYRRIRAQALAAGGTTDRDFAERMKDSAEQTRRLQVSGTALAVTLGAKLLPTVNAVLERANAFTDRVIQWTAANPGLARSLAVGAAAFAALFLVLGGGAILIAGLVAPFAALSATATLLGVGMLPLIGIVGGVVLGVVALGAAAYAIYANWGAISTWFAGLWEGIKSATWSAIQFVGRILLNFTPQGLLVQGFMALLVWMRGPLGQQMITAGGDIVRGIITGISGMLGRLKDTIVNAASAAASWFKSKLGIHSPSRVFASFGGFMMQGLDQGLARDQDRPVERIDRLAGSITAAMARARAPLPPPLQTATPARVQVPVPETLNVAAPALPALKLAPMVQIAVPTELQLATPAVSARNLPPTAAPDRRDPAPERLDRITAQIAAFVGRTQIGTMERLASAIATGSAALAAGTAAAQPVPATAPRAAAPAPAEAISLTIAPGAIIIQQQPGQDERALARLVREQLEELLRRRAAAARRGSMADRPDGDDL; from the coding sequence ATGGACCGCAACCTGCGCATCCGCATGGTACTGGAAGCCGGCGACAAGGTATCCCGGCCGCTGCGCGACATTGCGGGCGGCTCGGGCCGCGCCTCCCGCGCGCTGCAGCAGACCCGCGACCAGCTCGCCGGCCTCAACCGCGCCCAGAATGACGTGGCCGCGTTCCGATCGCTCAAGACCGGCCTGCGCGACACCGAGCAGCAGCTCGCCGCCGCCCGCACCCGCGTGGCCGAGCTGGCGCGCCACATTCAGGCGGCCGAGAACCCGACGCGCAAGCTCGCCCGCGACTTCGAGGCCGCCAAGCGCTCCGCCGCCGAACTGAAAACCCGCCACGAAAGCGAAAGCGCCGAGCTGCAGCGCCTGCGCACCCGCATGCGCGAAGCGGGCCTCGGCGCCGGCGGCCTGGTGCAGCACGAGCGCAACCTCCGCCAGGCCATCGCCCGCACCAATGACGAACTGGTCGAGCAGACCCGCCGGCTGCAGCATTCCAGCGACCGTGCCCGCCGCATGTCGGCCGCGCGCGAGCGCTTCGGCGCGGCGCAGGGTACCGCCGCCGGCATGGCGGCCAGCGGCTTTTCCGCGATCGAGACCGGCCGCGCGCTTGGCACGCCGCTGGTGGGCGCCGTCGTCGCCGCGCAGCAGTTCGAATCGGGCATGACGGACATCGCCCAGAAGGCGGACCTCACCCGCGCCAAGGCCGCGCAGATGGGCGAAGGGCTGCTCGCCGCCGCCCGCGCCGCCAACCAGCTGCCCGAGAGCCTGCAGCAGGGCGTCGACGTGCTGAGCGGCTTCGGCCTCGATCCCACCAAGGCGGTGCAGATGATCACGCCGATCGGCCGCGCTGCAACCGCCTACAAGGCGGAGATCGCCGACCTGGCCGCCGCCAGCTTCGCCAATCTCGACAACCTCAAGGTGCCTATCGAGCAGACTGCCCGCGCGATCGACGTGATGGCCGCCGCCGGCAAGGCCGGCGCCTTCGAGATGAAGGACATGGCGCAGTATTTCCCCACGCTGAGCGCCGGCTATCAGGCGCTCGGGCAGAAGGGCGTCGGCGCCGTCGCGGATCTGTCCGCCGCGCTCCAGATCGCGCGCAAGGGTGCGGGCGATTCCGCCACGGCCGCGACCAACGTCGCCAACGTGCTGCAGAAGATCAGCTCGCCCGCGACCGTCCGCGCGTTCGACAAAATGGGCGTCGATCTGCCCAAGGCGCTGAAGAAGCTATACGCCGAGGGCAAGACGCCGCTCGAAGCCATTGCCGAGCTGACCAACAAGACGCTCAAGGGCGACATGTCGAAGCTGGGCAACCTGTTCGAGGATGCCCAGGTGCAGCAGGGCCTGCGCCCGCTGATCGCCAACATGGAGGAATATCGCCGCATCCGCGCCCAGGCGCTGGCGGCAGGCGGCACCACCGACCGCGACTTCGCCGAGCGCATGAAGGACTCGGCCGAGCAGACCAGGCGGCTGCAGGTAAGCGGCACGGCACTCGCCGTCACGCTCGGCGCCAAGCTGCTGCCCACCGTCAACGCCGTGCTGGAGCGGGCAAATGCCTTCACCGATCGCGTGATCCAGTGGACCGCCGCCAATCCCGGCCTGGCGCGGTCGCTGGCCGTGGGCGCCGCAGCCTTCGCGGCGCTGTTCCTGGTGCTCGGCGGCGGCGCGATCCTGATCGCCGGCCTGGTTGCGCCGTTCGCCGCCCTGTCCGCAACGGCGACCCTGCTCGGCGTGGGCATGCTGCCGCTGATCGGCATTGTCGGGGGCGTTGTGCTGGGCGTGGTGGCGCTCGGCGCCGCGGCCTATGCGATCTATGCCAATTGGGGCGCGATCTCCACATGGTTCGCCGGGCTGTGGGAGGGGATCAAATCCGCGACCTGGTCGGCCATCCAGTTCGTCGGCCGGATACTGCTCAATTTCACGCCGCAGGGGCTGCTGGTGCAGGGCTTCATGGCGCTGCTCGTGTGGATGCGCGGGCCGCTGGGGCAGCAGATGATTACGGCCGGCGGCGACATCGTGCGCGGCATCATCACCGGCATTTCCGGCATGCTCGGGCGGCTCAAGGATACCATCGTGAATGCCGCGTCGGCGGCGGCGAGCTGGTTCAAGAGCAAGCTGGGCATCCACTCGCCTTCCCGCGTATTCGCCTCGTTCGGCGGGTTCATGATGCAGGGGCTCGATCAGGGCCTCGCTCGCGATCAGGACAGGCCCGTCGAGCGGATCGACCGGCTGGCCGGCAGCATAACCGCAGCCATGGCCCGCGCCCGGGCACCATTGCCGCCGCCGCTGCAGACGGCAACGCCCGCCAGGGTGCAGGTGCCGGTGCCCGAAACCCTGAACGTGGCGGCGCCCGCCCTCCCCGCGCTCAAGCTGGCGCCTATGGTGCAGATCGCGGTGCCCACCGAGCTGCAGCTAGCGACGCCCGCAGTCTCCGCGCGCAACCTGCCGCCGACTGCGGCGCCTGACAGGCGCGACCCGGCCCCCGAGAGGCTCGACCGGATCACGGCGCAGATCGCCGCGTTCGTAGGGCGGACGCAGATCGGAACGATGGAGCGCCTTGCCAGCGCCATCGCGACCGGCAGCGCGGCCCTGGCGGCCGGAACGGCGGCGGCGCAGCCGGTGCCGGCGACAGCGCCGCGCGCCGCCGCCCCCGCGCCTGCCGAGGCGATCTCGCTCACGATCGCGCCGGGGGCGATCATCATCCAGCAGCAACCCGGCCAGGACGAACGCGCCCTGGCGCGCCTGGTGCGCGAGCAGCTCGAGGAATTGCTCCGCCGCCGTGCGGCCGCCGCGCGCCGCGGCTCCATGGCCGATCGACCGGACGGAGATGATCTGTGA
- a CDS encoding phage baseplate assembly protein V → MSDLNDPRRLIGNLMRLGTIDSLDLAQGTVRVRVGDLLTGDIPFAAPRAGAVRIWSPPSVGEQVLLFCPEGDVEAGIILGALFSDAHPAPASDTSCLIDFPDGTRLIYDGQRHKLTIAIGAGGSAEISAPGGLTLNTDVTLNGKLDATGKITSASDVVAAGKSLTGHKHLQVQPGGGVSGAPQ, encoded by the coding sequence GTGAGCGACCTCAACGATCCCCGCCGCCTGATCGGCAACCTGATGCGCCTGGGCACGATCGACAGCCTCGATCTTGCCCAGGGCACGGTGCGCGTCCGCGTGGGCGACCTCCTCACCGGCGACATACCCTTCGCAGCCCCGCGCGCGGGCGCCGTGCGGATCTGGTCACCCCCCAGCGTCGGCGAGCAGGTGCTGCTCTTCTGCCCGGAAGGCGATGTCGAGGCCGGCATCATCCTGGGCGCCCTGTTCAGCGACGCGCATCCCGCCCCCGCCAGCGACACGTCGTGCCTGATCGACTTTCCCGATGGCACCCGGCTCATCTATGACGGGCAGCGCCACAAGCTCACCATCGCGATCGGCGCCGGTGGCTCGGCGGAGATTTCCGCCCCTGGCGGTCTCACCCTCAACACCGATGTGACGCTCAACGGCAAGCTGGACGCGACCGGCAAGATCACCAGCGCGAGCGACGTGGTCGCCGCCGGCAAGAGCCTGACCGGTCACAAGCATCTGCAGGTGCAGCCCGGCGGCGGCGTCTCGGGCGCTCCGCAATGA